A region from the Volucribacter amazonae genome encodes:
- the rsxG gene encoding electron transport complex subunit RsxG, translating into MRSITLGYAFILALVALICSAISSGIYFLTKNPIQQSVEKQQKALLLEVLPQRYFDNDLLASCIKPHIPYIDKLYIAKQADKISAYAFETVAPDGYSGNIYLLVGVTPAGEVLGVRVIAHKETPGLGDKIETRISDWILSFNHRMLDKANLSSWAVKKDGGSFDQFAGATITPRAIVNQVKRSALTLLEQFDANDQMKSCSL; encoded by the coding sequence ATGCGATCCATTACCTTAGGTTACGCCTTTATTTTGGCGTTAGTGGCGTTAATTTGTAGTGCTATTTCAAGTGGCATTTATTTTTTAACCAAAAATCCTATTCAGCAATCGGTGGAAAAACAACAAAAAGCCTTATTGTTGGAAGTCTTGCCACAACGCTATTTTGATAATGATTTATTGGCAAGTTGTATCAAACCCCATATACCTTATATTGATAAACTTTATATTGCTAAACAAGCGGATAAAATCAGTGCTTATGCCTTTGAAACCGTTGCACCTGACGGTTATTCTGGCAATATCTATTTATTGGTAGGGGTAACGCCAGCGGGTGAAGTTTTGGGGGTACGAGTGATTGCCCATAAAGAAACACCAGGGTTAGGAGATAAAATAGAAACCCGTATTTCCGATTGGATTTTATCCTTTAATCATCGTATGTTGGATAAAGCCAATTTGTCCTCTTGGGCGGTAAAAAAAGACGGTGGAAGTTTTGATCAATTTGCTGGGGCAACCATAACACCTCGAGCCATTGTTAATCAGGTTAAGCGTTCAGCCTTAACCTTGTTAGAACAATTTGATGCTAATGACCAAATGAAGAGTTGTAGTTTATGA
- a CDS encoding sodium-dependent transporter: MTIKKTERQTWSSKLTYIMTVAGATVGFGATWRFPYLVGENGGGAYVLLFCIAMLVIGIPMILVENVIGRRLRVNSVDAFGDKLQDKKISKYWKILGYMGLLGAFGIMAYYMVLGGWVLSYIINLITGQLDISIPINKEIAQHFYDNSIQNSPLAIIGYTFIFVIINYIILAKGIIGGIERSVKYLMPLLFIFLIGMVIRNITLPGAAEGIIYYLKPDFSKITPQLFVMVLGQVFFALSLGFGVLITLSSYLSKEENLIQTAIITGFTNTIIAVLAGFMIFPSLFSFGIAPNAGPTLVFQSLPIVFSHLWAGTFFAVIFFSLLFIAALTTSLTIYEVIITVLQEKLKMRRSKAIILTLGGIFIFGNIPAILGDNLWKNVTLFGRSIFDSFDYISGNILFMLTALGCTIFVGFVLKDDAKKELSPTPNSRFTRIWFNYVKYVVPLIILLIFISNLI; the protein is encoded by the coding sequence ATGACAATAAAAAAAACTGAACGACAAACTTGGTCAAGCAAACTTACCTATATTATGACTGTTGCAGGGGCGACTGTTGGCTTTGGGGCAACTTGGCGTTTTCCCTATTTAGTGGGGGAGAATGGTGGCGGTGCTTATGTTTTATTATTTTGTATAGCCATGTTAGTTATTGGTATCCCTATGATTTTAGTGGAAAATGTTATCGGACGGCGATTGCGGGTTAATTCTGTTGATGCTTTTGGCGACAAATTACAGGATAAAAAAATCTCTAAATATTGGAAAATACTCGGCTATATGGGGCTATTAGGGGCTTTTGGTATTATGGCTTATTACATGGTGCTAGGTGGCTGGGTATTAAGTTATATTATTAATTTAATCACTGGGCAACTGGATATTTCCATACCAATTAATAAAGAAATAGCTCAACATTTTTATGATAATAGTATTCAAAATAGCCCACTGGCAATTATTGGCTACACCTTTATTTTTGTGATAATTAATTACATTATCCTTGCTAAAGGCATTATTGGCGGTATTGAACGTTCAGTAAAATATTTAATGCCTTTACTCTTTATCTTTTTAATCGGTATGGTTATTCGTAATATAACTTTACCGGGGGCAGCGGAAGGTATTATTTATTACCTTAAACCTGATTTTTCTAAAATTACCCCACAATTATTTGTGATGGTATTAGGGCAAGTATTTTTTGCCTTAAGCCTTGGTTTTGGCGTATTAATTACCCTATCAAGTTACCTAAGTAAAGAAGAAAATTTAATTCAAACAGCGATTATCACAGGCTTTACTAATACCATTATTGCGGTATTAGCAGGCTTTATGATCTTTCCTTCTTTATTTAGCTTTGGCATTGCCCCGAATGCTGGGCCGACTTTAGTGTTCCAAAGCCTACCTATTGTGTTCTCCCATTTATGGGCTGGAACCTTTTTTGCTGTGATTTTCTTTAGCTTATTATTTATAGCCGCCCTTACTACTTCCTTAACTATTTATGAAGTGATTATTACTGTATTACAAGAAAAACTCAAAATGCGCCGTAGCAAAGCCATTATTTTAACGCTAGGGGGCATTTTTATTTTCGGCAATATTCCTGCTATTTTAGGTGATAATCTCTGGAAAAATGTAACTTTATTTGGACGTAGTATTTTTGATAGTTTTGATTATATTAGTGGCAATATTCTATTTATGCTCACCGCCCTTGGCTGTACCATTTTCGTGGGATTTGTGTTAAAAGATGATGCCAAAAAAGAACTCTCACCCACCCCAAACTCTCGTTTTACGCGTATTTGGTTTAACTATGTAAAATATGTTGTTCCCCTAATTATTTTGCTGATTTTTATTAGTAATCTTATTTGA
- the nth gene encoding endonuclease III — protein MNKQKRIEILTRLRADNPKPTTELNYKTPFELLIAVILSAQATDKGVNKATAKLFPVANTPQAILDLGLEGLKDYIKTIGLYNSKAENIIKTCRTLLEKHQGEVPEDREALEALGGVGRKTANVVLNTAFGHPTIAVDTHIFRVCNRTGFAPGKNVVEVEKKLLKVVPDEFKYDVHHWLILLGRYTCIARKPRCGSCIIEDLCEYKQKTDI, from the coding sequence ATGAATAAACAAAAACGTATTGAAATTTTAACTCGGTTACGAGCGGATAATCCCAAGCCGACCACCGAATTAAATTATAAAACCCCTTTTGAGCTATTAATTGCGGTTATCCTTTCTGCTCAAGCCACAGATAAAGGGGTAAACAAAGCGACTGCGAAATTATTTCCTGTTGCTAATACACCACAAGCCATTTTAGATCTGGGTTTAGAGGGCTTAAAAGACTATATTAAGACCATTGGGCTTTATAACAGCAAAGCAGAAAATATTATCAAAACCTGCCGCACTTTATTGGAGAAGCATCAAGGCGAAGTGCCAGAAGATCGTGAAGCATTAGAAGCATTGGGTGGTGTGGGACGCAAAACCGCCAATGTGGTATTAAATACCGCTTTTGGACACCCTACTATTGCGGTAGATACCCATATTTTTCGTGTATGCAACCGTACAGGGTTTGCCCCCGGCAAAAATGTGGTTGAAGTGGAAAAAAAATTGCTTAAAGTCGTACCTGATGAATTTAAATATGATGTTCATCATTGGCTGATTTTACTAGGTCGCTATACCTGCATTGCCCGCAAACCACGTTGTGGATCTTGTATTATTGAAGATCTTTGTGAATATAAACAAAAAACAGACATTTAA
- the rsxC gene encoding electron transport complex subunit RsxC, protein MTDILTAFNSGQLWDFPGGIHPPEMKSQSNGLPISQLPLAQDFYIPVKQHAGQAGNLLVQVGDKVLKGQALTQGNGLRELPIHAPTSGEIVAIAPYVAPHPSGLSELTIHLKADGRDQWQTQNPIEDFLSQSPEQLIDKIYLAGIAGLGGAVFPSAAKIKGAENQVKLLIINGAECEPYITCDDRLMRDYPQEIIEGVRILRYILRPEKVVIAIEDNKPEAIQAIQQQLEGANDIELRVIPTKYPSGASKQLIQVLTGMEVPKGQRSSAIGVLMHNVGTAFAVKRAVINDEPLIERVVTLTGDKIPQPRNYWVRLGTPIYHLLQQTGYQYDDRLPVFLGGPMMGFMLPNLNAPVTKIANCIIAPDHFEYQPAPDERACIRCSACSDACPVQLMPQQLYWFARAEEHEKSEQYSLFDCIECGVCAYVCPSNIPLIQYFRQEKAKIWEIQHKAKLSEEAKERFEARQARLDKEKEQRLARAQKAAEQRREELATQQGIDPVQAALERLKAKKATSEQHQTEQKTITTAQGEIVPDNADIMAQRKARRLAKQQAQVSKDKATSSPTKEDKKSTVAAAIARAKAKKLAQQGAEQVAEPSAVQNENVSVANEQASDPRKAAVAAAIARAKAKKLAQQGAEQVAEPSAVQNENISVVNEQASDPRKAAVAAAIARAKAKKLAQQGAELIAEPSAVQNENVSVTNEQASDPRKAAVAAAIARAKAKKLAQQGAAQVAEPSAVQNENVSVANEQASDPRKAAVAAAIARAKAKKLAQQMPQNQDK, encoded by the coding sequence ATGACGGATATATTAACAGCGTTTAATTCAGGGCAATTATGGGATTTTCCCGGGGGTATTCACCCACCAGAAATGAAATCTCAATCCAATGGGCTACCTATAAGCCAATTACCCTTAGCACAGGATTTTTATATTCCCGTCAAACAGCACGCAGGGCAAGCTGGTAATCTCTTAGTGCAAGTGGGCGATAAGGTCCTTAAAGGACAAGCACTAACCCAAGGAAATGGTTTGCGAGAGTTGCCTATTCACGCCCCAACTTCGGGAGAAATTGTGGCTATTGCCCCCTATGTTGCTCCACACCCATCGGGTTTATCAGAATTGACTATCCATTTAAAAGCCGATGGTAGGGATCAATGGCAAACACAAAACCCTATTGAGGACTTTCTTAGTCAAAGCCCAGAACAATTAATTGATAAAATTTATCTCGCAGGTATTGCCGGTTTAGGTGGGGCGGTTTTCCCGAGTGCTGCTAAAATTAAAGGGGCTGAAAATCAAGTTAAATTATTGATTATTAATGGGGCAGAATGTGAACCCTATATTACTTGTGATGATCGCCTAATGCGGGATTATCCGCAAGAAATTATTGAAGGCGTGCGAATTTTACGCTATATCCTACGCCCTGAGAAAGTGGTTATCGCTATTGAAGATAATAAACCCGAAGCCATTCAAGCTATTCAACAACAACTTGAAGGGGCAAATGATATTGAATTGCGTGTTATTCCTACCAAATATCCCTCTGGTGCATCAAAACAACTTATTCAAGTGCTTACGGGAATGGAAGTGCCTAAGGGGCAACGCTCCTCTGCTATTGGGGTATTAATGCACAATGTAGGGACAGCCTTTGCGGTAAAACGTGCGGTCATCAATGATGAACCCCTTATTGAACGTGTAGTAACTCTAACTGGCGATAAAATTCCTCAACCGCGAAATTACTGGGTAAGATTGGGAACACCAATTTATCATTTATTACAGCAAACAGGCTATCAATATGATGATCGTTTACCTGTATTTCTTGGTGGACCGATGATGGGCTTTATGTTGCCAAATTTAAATGCCCCGGTCACCAAAATTGCCAACTGTATTATTGCCCCCGATCATTTTGAATATCAGCCTGCGCCAGATGAGCGAGCTTGTATTCGTTGTTCCGCTTGTTCCGATGCTTGCCCTGTTCAGCTTATGCCACAACAATTATACTGGTTTGCTCGTGCAGAAGAACATGAAAAATCGGAACAATATAGTTTATTTGATTGTATTGAATGTGGCGTTTGTGCTTATGTTTGTCCAAGTAATATACCTTTAATCCAATATTTTCGCCAAGAAAAAGCTAAAATTTGGGAGATACAGCATAAAGCAAAACTTTCCGAAGAAGCTAAAGAACGTTTTGAGGCTCGCCAAGCACGTTTAGATAAAGAAAAAGAACAACGTCTTGCCAGAGCTCAAAAAGCAGCAGAGCAACGGCGTGAGGAACTGGCAACCCAACAAGGTATCGATCCTGTGCAAGCAGCCTTGGAACGTTTAAAAGCGAAAAAAGCTACTTCTGAGCAGCATCAAACAGAGCAAAAAACGATAACAACGGCTCAAGGGGAAATTGTGCCAGATAATGCGGATATTATGGCACAACGTAAAGCTCGCCGTTTAGCGAAACAACAAGCACAAGTAAGCAAGGATAAAGCTACCTCATCACCGACAAAAGAGGATAAAAAATCTACCGTTGCCGCCGCCATTGCTCGAGCTAAAGCGAAAAAATTAGCCCAACAGGGAGCGGAGCAGGTTGCCGAGCCAAGTGCGGTGCAAAATGAAAATGTTTCTGTTGCAAATGAGCAAGCAAGTGATCCACGCAAAGCCGCTGTTGCCGCCGCCATTGCTCGAGCTAAAGCGAAAAAATTAGCACAACAAGGGGCGGAGCAGGTTGCCGAGCCAAGTGCGGTGCAAAATGAAAATATTTCTGTTGTGAATGAGCAGGCAAGTGATCCACGTAAAGCCGCTGTTGCCGCCGCCATTGCTCGAGCTAAAGCGAAAAAATTAGCCCAACAGGGAGCGGAGCTGATTGCCGAGCCAAGTGCGGTGCAAAATGAAAATGTTTCTGTTACAAATGAGCAAGCAAGTGATCCACGCAAAGCCGCTGTTGCCGCCGCCATTGCTCGAGCTAAAGCGAAAAAATTAGCCCAACAGGGAGCGGCGCAGGTTGCCGAGCCAAGTGCGGTGCAAAATGAAAATGTTTCTGTTGCAAATGAGCAAGCAAGTGATCCACGCAAAGCCGCTGTTGCCGCCGCTATTGCTCGAGCTAAAGCGAAAAAATTGGCACAGCAAATGCCACAAAATCAAGATAAATAG
- the rsxD gene encoding electron transport complex subunit RsxD, which produces MFKIASSPHTHSGKLTARIMLWVMLAMLPAIGMQVIFFGYGVLIQIALAISFALLLELIVTKLRAKPLWFYISDLSVSLTALILAVAIPPYAPYWVILIGTFCAVIFGKHVYGGLGQNIFNPAMVGYVVLLIAFPLQMTSWLPPIQLLNEPPNWADAYQLIFLGHTSDGFSLLQLSTNIDGVSQATPLDAVKTGLKTTALTQIEQSPIFAQFAAMGWWQVNMAFLLGGLFLLWRKIIHWQIPVAMLVSFALLACITWLVAPEQFMSPLQHFFSGAIMLCAFFIATDPVTASITPKGKLYFGLLVGILLYIIRFYGNYPDGVAFAILLANICVPLIDHYTRPRVYGRPIK; this is translated from the coding sequence ATGTTTAAAATAGCAAGTTCTCCCCATACCCATTCAGGTAAATTAACGGCTCGCATTATGCTTTGGGTGATGTTGGCAATGTTGCCCGCCATAGGTATGCAAGTGATATTTTTTGGTTATGGGGTGTTGATCCAAATTGCTCTTGCCATTAGTTTTGCATTATTGCTTGAACTGATTGTAACTAAATTGCGTGCCAAACCCCTTTGGTTTTACATTTCAGATCTTAGTGTCAGCCTAACGGCTTTAATTCTTGCGGTAGCGATTCCCCCTTATGCTCCTTATTGGGTAATTTTAATTGGAACATTTTGTGCTGTGATTTTTGGTAAGCACGTTTACGGCGGCTTGGGGCAAAATATTTTTAATCCTGCCATGGTTGGTTATGTGGTATTGCTTATTGCCTTTCCGCTACAAATGACCTCTTGGTTACCTCCTATTCAATTATTAAATGAACCGCCAAATTGGGCAGATGCTTACCAACTGATCTTCTTGGGGCATACTAGCGATGGCTTTAGTTTATTACAATTAAGCACCAATATTGACGGTGTGAGCCAAGCAACGCCATTAGATGCGGTAAAAACAGGACTAAAAACCACCGCACTTACACAAATTGAGCAATCACCTATTTTTGCACAATTTGCCGCTATGGGGTGGTGGCAAGTGAATATGGCTTTTTTACTCGGGGGACTTTTTCTCTTATGGAGAAAAATTATCCATTGGCAAATTCCTGTGGCAATGCTAGTGAGTTTTGCTTTGCTTGCCTGTATAACTTGGTTGGTTGCACCGGAACAATTTATGTCGCCGTTACAGCATTTTTTTAGTGGGGCAATAATGTTATGTGCATTTTTTATTGCCACTGATCCTGTTACAGCTTCTATTACGCCAAAAGGAAAGCTATATTTTGGTTTATTAGTGGGGATTTTACTCTATATTATTCGTTTTTATGGTAATTATCCTGATGGCGTGGCTTTTGCCATTTTATTAGCCAATATTTGTGTTCCATTAATTGATCATTATACTCGTCCAAGGGTATATGGTCGCCCGATTAAGTAA
- a CDS encoding electron transport complex subunit E, whose translation MTNNENIDDEPLTINSEPATKTHSVWKKILLQGVWSNNSALVQLLGLCPLLAVSNTATNALGLGLATLLVLTCTNTIVSLFRKQIPNEIRIPIYVMIIATTVTMVQLLMNAYTYTLYQSLGIFIPLIVTNCIVIGRAEAFASKNSIAQSAFDGFAMGLGATLSLFLLGALREILGNGTLFVGIENLLGNWAKGLKIEFFHVDSHFLLAILPPGAFLGLGLLLALKNMIDKK comes from the coding sequence ATGACAAATAATGAAAATATTGATGATGAACCATTAACAATCAATAGCGAGCCAGCGACGAAAACGCACTCTGTGTGGAAAAAAATTCTATTACAGGGCGTTTGGAGTAATAACTCTGCTTTGGTGCAGTTATTGGGATTATGCCCTTTGTTGGCGGTGTCCAATACGGCAACTAATGCTTTGGGCTTAGGGCTTGCCACCTTGTTAGTATTGACTTGTACCAATACCATTGTATCGTTGTTTCGTAAGCAGATCCCCAATGAAATTCGTATTCCGATTTATGTAATGATCATTGCTACTACTGTAACCATGGTGCAATTATTGATGAACGCCTATACTTATACCCTGTATCAATCCTTAGGAATTTTTATTCCATTAATTGTAACCAATTGTATTGTGATTGGGAGAGCAGAGGCATTTGCCTCAAAAAACAGTATTGCTCAGTCCGCTTTTGATGGTTTTGCCATGGGGTTAGGGGCAACATTAAGCCTATTTTTATTGGGAGCATTGCGTGAAATTTTAGGTAATGGCACGTTATTTGTTGGCATTGAAAATTTATTGGGTAACTGGGCAAAAGGCTTAAAAATTGAGTTTTTTCATGTAGATAGCCACTTTTTATTAGCTATTTTACCGCCCGGAGCATTTTTAGGTTTAGGGCTATTATTAGCGTTAAAAAATATGATTGATAAAAAATGA